The DNA region TTCGAAGGTCCAGAGACCTTCACGTTGTCAGGTTCCACTTCAACTCAAAATACTCCGGCGCAAGGCACGGGTACGATTGTTGATGATGGCAGTGGCCCGGGGCCTGAGCCAGATGATGACCGTCCAATTGTTGCTTCAATTAGCAACGCGACAGTCAATGAAGGTGATCCTGCCACATTAGATGTCACGTTAAGCAACCCAAGTACGACCGATACTGTTGTCAACATGACACTTGCTGATGGCACAGCCGATGGAGGTGTGGACTACACAGACACCTCAGTCACCATCACGTATGCAGACAACTCAACGCAAGTTGTAGCAGTAAATCCGGATGGCACATTCGATGTGAACGTGCCTGCGAATGACACGACTTACAGTGTTACTGTGAACACCACCGATGACGATGTATTTGAAGGTCCAGAAACCTTCACATTGTCAGGTTCTACGTCAACTCAAAATACTCCGGCGCAAGGCACGGGTACGATTGTTGATGATGGCAGTGGTCCGGGACCTGAGCCAGATGATGATCGTCCAGTTGTTGCTTCAATTAGCAGTGCGACAGTCAATGAAGGTGATCCGGCTACATTAGATGTCACGTTAAGCAACCCAAGTACGACTAATACAGTTGTAAGCATGACCCTCGCTGATGGAACTGCTGATGGTGGCGTGGATTACGCTGATACGTCAGTGACTATCACCTACGCGGACAACTCAACCCAAGTTTTGGCTGTGAATCCAGACGGTACTTTTGACGTGACCGTACCTGCGAATGACACCACTTACAGCGTTACTGTGAATACCACCGATGATGATGTGTTCGAAGGTCCTGAAACCTTCACATTGTCAGGTTCCACATCAACTCAAAGTACTCCTGCTCAAGGTACAGGTACGATTGTCGATGATGGTAGTGGCCCGGGACCTGAGCCAGATGATGACCGTCCAATTGTTGCTTCAATTAGCAACGCGACAGTCAATGAAGGTGATCCTGCCACACTAGATGTCACGTTAAGTAATCCAAGTACGACAGATACAGTTGTAAGCATGACGCTTGCTGATGGTACTGCCGACGGTGGCGTGGATTACACCGACACCTCGGTGACTATCACTTACGCAGATAACTCAACGCAAGTTGTAGCAGTAAATCCGGATGGCACATTCGATGTGACTGTGCCTGCCAATGACACGACTTACAGTGTTACTGTGAACACCATCAATGACACTGTCTTTGAAAGTTCCGAAACCTTCACGCTTGCTGGGGCAACCTCTATTCAAAATACGCCAGTGCAAGGCACAGGTACGATCTTAGATAACGACGCGCCTCCAGCCATCGGTAATGTGGTTGATGCGATTGTTTCTGAAGAAGGGCTACCTGATGGTATCGCAGATAATATGGGTACTCCTTCAGACTCCACGAACTCGGCGAGCTTTGTTGGCTCATTTACAGTCAGTGACCCTGATACGACGAACGTGAGTGTTGTACTTTCCGGATCCAATGGATTGGCATCTGGAGGTGAACCTGTCACTTGGTCTTGGAACGCCAATACTCAAACACTTACCGCATCGACGGCAAGTATTGCTAGTGTAGCAACAGTAGTGTTGACAGAACCCAACGCTGCAGGGCAAGGAACATGGGGTTACACCATCACACTCTTAGAGCCACTCGATCACCCAGTTAATGACGTCGAAGATTTAATCGACTTTGATTTGCAGATCTCAGTGAGTGATGGTCAAACCACGAGCTCCCAAAGTATGAACGTGGTCGTTGAGGATGACTGTCCAACTGTTCCAACGTCTTCTCAAGCCGTAGATGTGTCGCTGGCAGATATCCCGGAAATTCTCACCGGCAATATTAGCTTTGTTGGCAATGAATCAGATGCACTCAGCCGAACTTTCGGAGATGTAGAAGTGACCGCATTGGGATTTTTGTCTAATGAGTCTACCGACCTTGGCGCCGCAGAGATTAATCAAACTTCATCAGGCATTGGTGTGAAAAGTGTAGGTAATAACGGCTATCCGCTTGCTAATGAAGTGGACTATCGTTTTGCCGGTGATACCGGTGTCTCAGAACAACTGATCATCGATTTGGGCGATAAGATTGCATTTGGCGCTGAAATCGAATTCGAGAAGATGTTTGGTGGTGAGTTAGAAGAAGGTCTTGCATCTTTCTATCGCGACGGTGTTTTGATTGCTCAGCAAGCCTTTAACTCTGATGCGGCAAGCGGTGATTATGCGGCTAACTTCAGTGTTCAACAGGGTGGTTTTGACAAGGTTATTCTTGAAGCAACTGGCAACGGGAATGGGCCAAATAACGCTGACAACAGCGACTTTACAGTGAAATCTATCACCTTTACTGGGGCTGATTCTGCCATTCCAGTTGCAACTGCAGAAGGTAATTTAGGCGCACTCTATGGCGCTGATGGCCCAGGAAGTATCGTACTTAATGGTGCAGAGAGTGGCTTAGAAACGCTTGATGGCAAAGTTATTAACGTTGCAATTGATCCTCAGAATCCAAACAGATTAGTCGGTGAAGCGAACGGCGAATTGGCTTTTGAAGTTCAACTAACGCCAAGTACTGGGAAGTGGGAATTCTTCCAGTACGTACCTTTGACCTCTCCAAGTGGGGATGGCGATATCGACTTCAGTTACACGATTATCGATAACGATGGTGACAGTAAGACGGGGAATTTTGCGGTTAATCCATATGCGCCTCCGATTGTTGAAGGTGCAACGCTTAATGTTTCTGAAGAAGGTTTGGGTAACGCCATTGCCGATGACTTCGCGCTGAATGGTTTTATGGACACCACAGACTCAACGTTAGATATGGATCAGTTAACACTTGGTCAAACGGTTGACTCGGTCGCACTGAATGTCCCAACTGCGAACCTAACCAGTAACGGTGAGGCAATCACATGGACCTTGTCCAACAACGACCAATTGCTTGTTGGCTCAGCGGATGGAGAAGAGGTCATTAAGATCTCGGTCAATGATACGGGGGCAATCTCTACTGAACTTCTTGGCCCAATAGATCATCCAGATACTTCTGGCGAGGACTCCTTAAACATTGAGGTGCCTGTCGTTGTTTCGAATGCACTTGGGTTGACGAACTCTGCGGTAGCAAATGTTGTTATTGAAGATGATTCACCTGATTCGACATCCATTGTTCATGATGTGGTCGCGGAAACAAAAGAGAGCGCTAACGTTCAATTGATCATGGATGTTTCAGGCTCGATGCGCACGGGTAATCGCCTTCAAATAATGAAGGACTCGGCAACTCAGTTATTAAATCAGTACGAATCGATTGGCCAAACTCGGGTTCAAATCATCAAATACAGCGGTTCAGCAACAACGTACGCCATTGCCGGGGCAACATGGTTAACCGTAGATGAAGCGAAAGCGTACATTGATACACTTACTGCCGGCGGCGCAACCAATTACAATCGAGCAATTAATGAAGCGAAGGACTCTTGGGATGATGCGGGTAAGTTACCTAGTGCATCAAACGTGAGCTACTTCTTATCTGACGGTCAACCAAATCCAGCCTCATCATTCATCAACGATGCTCGTGAGGGTAGTTGGATAGATCACTTGACCGATTCTGAAAATCAGATCACGGCGCTGGCTTATGGTATGGGCGTGAACCTGATGCCTGATCAGTTAGACCGTGTTGCTTACGATGGTTTCTTGAACCAAGACCTTGATGGTGTAGTGGTGCCTGACGTTACTCAGTTGCCTCCAGTTATGTTGCAGTCCGTGATTCAACCTGTTGGTGGTAACCTCATGTACACCACATCACCGGATACAGGTATTGGTGCAGATGGCGGTTACATCAGCGAAATAGAACATGACGGTGTCACTTATTCATTTGATGGTACAGACTTGACGGTTGTAGACAATAACAACGACATCTCACATGCATTTGACGATATCACGATGTTGCTCACTATCTACATCGACAGTAAGCACACGTTGGAAGTCGATTTGAATGATGGTGCGTATGCCTTCTATGGTGCGGTAGGCGACACAGTGGAAACGTTAGACTTCGATTACGTGCTTACCGATAACGATGGTGACCAATCTGAAAATACACTTCAGTTTGTGATTGACGAAAATGGTGGTGTAAACGCAGCGAGCGGTGGTGCTGCGAACATCATTGAAGCGGAAGTGGATGTAAGCCATGACATTTTAATTGGTAATGACAATGAAGCGGACATATTTAGATGGGTTAATGACTCACTAGATTCCGGCACGGACTTGGTGCGTGGCTTTGAACGAGACCTCGACATCCTAGATCTAAACCAAGTTGTCGAAGATGCAGGGCATAACACCATTGAAGAGCTGCTCAATAGTATCGACCTAAATGTTGACGGCGAAGATCTATCACTTGAAATCACCCACAACGAGGGCAATTCCATCCAAACGATCGTCATTGAAAAAGGAGCTTCCGAGTTTAGCGACTTGATCATCGGAAATATGGACTTTGAAAGAGATGTCTTATCGGCTCTCACGAAAATAAATTTAGACTCATAATAAAAAAGGGCCGACAGGCCCTTTTTCTTTGCTTCAATTCTTTATTGCTGGCTTTAAGCAAGCCCGATTATAGAACTTTACACGCAAATCCTTTCAGGTAGAAACCTTCTGGGTAGGCTGTATCCGTTGGGTGATCGGCTGCTTGTTCAAAACGCTCTACAAATTTTACTTGGCGATTTGCATCTACTGCGGCGTCAGCAATGATTTTTTGGAACAGAACTTGGTCCATTAAGCCTGAGCAAGAGTAGGTCAGTAGCGTGCCACCCGGGTTTAGAATTTGCATCGCCAACATGTTGATGTCTTTGTAGCCGCGGCATGCTCCGTTTAGCTGTGCTTTACTTTCTGCGAACTTCGGTGGATCCATGATCACAACATCGAACTTCGTACCTTGGTCACGGTATTCGCGTAGCAGTTTGAACACGTCAGCGTTTAGGAAAACAGCGCGTTTTTTCGAGATATCGAATTCGTTCAGTTCTGCGTTGAACTTGGCAGTGTCTAGAGCAGGTTGTGATACGTCCGCATTGATAACGCGTTTTGCGCCGCCTTTTAGTGCATACAAACCAAAACCGCCGGTGTACGAGAAACAGTTCAGAACTTCTTTGTCTTTCACGTACTTCATCGCTTGTTGGCGGCTATCACGTTGGTCTAGGTAGAAACCCGTTTTATGACCGCCGACGATATCGACACTGATCTTCACTCCATTCTCTTCAATCACCACTGATTTTGGTGGCTCTTCACCGTGCAGTACGCCAGTGGTTTCTTTCAAACCTTCTTTCTTACGTACCGCGACGTCTGAACGCTCGTAAACGTTGTAGTCAGGGAAGCACTCAACCAAAGCATCAACAATCGCTTGCTTGTTGTATTCTGCGCCCGCACTTAGAAGCTGACACACAAAGAAGTTTTGGTAACGGTCGATAGTAACGCCAGGCATACCATCAGACTCTGCCGCGATAAGACGGTAGCCAGTTAGGCCATCGCGTTCGATAATGTCTTCACGAAGAAGCTGAGCGTTGTTGAAACGCTTAACGAAGAAGGCTTTGTTGATTTCTTCTTTTTCAAAACTCCAGATACGAGCACGGATTTGAGACTCTGGTGAGTATGCTGCTTTAGCTAGCCATTTTCCGTCGTGAGTGAATACATCAACGGTTTCGCCGAGCGCTGGTTCGCCCTCAACTTTACTGATGCCTCGAGAGAAGATCCAAGGGTGCTTGCGCTTAACCGATTTCTCACGACCTTTTACCAAATAGATAGCAGCTGTCATTTCTTTAGCTCTTGTTGAATTTTGAAAGGGGCGTATTGTCCGGGATGTTGCTTGCAAAAGCAATATCCGTAGGCAATCCAATTATTTGCTGTCGAGTTAATTGTAGCGGTCATCTCGCTTAAGAATAGAGTTGGCTAGTGTTATTTTGCATACAAAAAAGGGCCACCGAAGTGACCCTAGATTCTGATTCATTCGACTAGGCTTTTAGACCTGTCAGCAACGATTCCATGGTGTCACTTTGAGCTCGAAGCTGCTCAACGTTTTGCGACGTTGTGCTGATCATCGTACATACATTGTTTGCTTGTATGCGGATCTCTTCAACGCTTGATGCAATATTGTCTGCAACGACACCTTGCTCTTCAGCGGCGGTGGCAATTTGAATGCTGCTGTCTGAGATAGTTTGGTTCTTGTCTGCCAGTGAGCCTATTTCGTGGTTCACTTCAGCCATCAGAGTTTGGCCCTCGTTCGCATTATGAACCGTTACTTCCATTAGTTTAGTCAGTGATTGGCTATTACGTTGTAGCGCTTCAATCATTGCTTGGATTTCAACCGTTGCTTGTTGAGTACGTCCAGCTAGAGCGCGAACCTCATCGGCAACAACCGCAAACCCACGACCTTGTTCACCTGCACGTGCTGCTTCAATAGCCGCGTTTAACGCAAGTAGGTTAGTTTGCTCAGAAATGCCATTAATGGTCGTTACCACTTCATCAATCTGTGCAGCATTTGCATCTAACTCTTCTACGGCTTGTGATGCTGATTGAATCTCAGTCGACAAGTTAGAAATAGAATGCAGCGTGTTTTCAACCTTCACTTGGCCAGATTGAGCGACGCTGCGAGCATCGTCAGTCTGCGTACTTGAATCGTGTGCCAGAGTTGCAACTTCACGAATCGTGGAAGCCATCTGCTCTGTTGCACTTGCTAGTGAGTTAAGGTGCTCTTGTTGAGTATTCGAGATCTCAGAACTGTTGTGAATCGAAAGGTTCAGATCAGAACTGATTTGCTGCATGAGCGCCACTGATTCTTGAATGGATTGAACCATCTTTTGTTCGCGATCTGCTACTTTGTCGATGGTAATCGCGATTTCGCTGAACTCATCACGAACGCGGAAGAAATTCATACGCGCTGTTAGATCACCATCCGCAAGCGTGTTGAGAGCTTTGTTCATCGTAAACATCGCACCACCGATGAAAGTCATGATGTAGTAAACACCAATCGCGATGATGAATAGAGTCACAAGAATAATACTTACTTGCGTTGTAGAAAGTGCGGTCCATAAAGACTGCTCATGGTTTGCTACAAGGCTAAATGCGCCATTCAGCACGGACACGGAATCTGGGCCAGTACCAAAGGTAATGGTGTCTGAGCCTGCAATAAGGTTTGCAACTTGAGATTGCGAAAGGTTGCCAGCCTCGATCAGCCCTTTCATCAGCATCAATTCTTCCTGATACAAACCAGAAATCATGGAGTCAGCGGCACTGTTTAAGACTAAAGTGAGAATGACTAATGCAAGAAGAGGAAGAAAGAAGAGTAAATAGAACTTTTCTTGAATTTTTAAATGGATGAGATACTTATCAATCCAACGGAAGGGAATTTCTTTCATAATTATTATAACCATATAAAAACCCACTATCCTTAGTGGGGTAAATAGACGCAAATAATATA from Vibrio hyugaensis includes:
- a CDS encoding Calx-beta domain-containing protein; translation: MNNATLRSLLGQTVVIGLDGNLRELEQGEAPAQGEVLVSDLSNESTPNVRIVTQESQEPVEITDDVARVVEAIAQGDDPTQLGTEFEPAAGESDGSSPQASGVIDRTGAESLAATDFETVGLASLGLSETQILTLLELYFSGFVSQPSQIADVIIQDISSPTVNEGEDVNFDVTLDGPTSEETELAFSLDDGSASGGQEGNGADFLNNTVTITFEDGTEQQLSVDENGDFTIVVPSETTTFAVTVETFNDDLFEGDETFTLNGSTPNQQEPVTGTATISDDGDGPGDSPDDDRPTVLSISDTTVNEGEPAVFEIVLSNPNESETTVTLTLSDGSATGGADFENTSVLVTFSDGTSQSVSVADDGFFTVMVPANDTDFSVTVVTNNDEVLEGDETFTLTASTPAQEEPAEGTATISDDGDGPGQNPDDDRPNVASITDATVNEGEAATLVVNLSNPSATNTVVTMQLTGDTATSGVDFSDTTVTITFSDNTSEVALLNPDGTFEVNVPENTTTFSVTVDTFKDDILEGAETFTLSGATSTQNTPAEGTGTIVDDGSGPGPEPDDDRPVVASISNATVNEGDRATLDVTLSNPSTTNTVVSMTLADGTADGGVDYTDTSVTITYADNSTQVVAVNSDGTFDVTVPANDTTYSVTVSTTDDDVFEGPETFTLSGSTSTQNTPAQGTGTIVDDGSGPGPEPDDDRPIVASISNATVNEGDPATLDVTLSNPSTTDTVVNMTLADGTADGGVDYTDTSVTITYADNSTQVVAVNPDGTFDVNVPANDTTYSVTVNTTDDDVFEGPETFTLSGSTSTQNTPAQGTGTIVDDGSGPGPEPDDDRPVVASISSATVNEGDPATLDVTLSNPSTTNTVVSMTLADGTADGGVDYADTSVTITYADNSTQVLAVNPDGTFDVTVPANDTTYSVTVNTTDDDVFEGPETFTLSGSTSTQSTPAQGTGTIVDDGSGPGPEPDDDRPIVASISNATVNEGDPATLDVTLSNPSTTDTVVSMTLADGTADGGVDYTDTSVTITYADNSTQVVAVNPDGTFDVTVPANDTTYSVTVNTINDTVFESSETFTLAGATSIQNTPVQGTGTILDNDAPPAIGNVVDAIVSEEGLPDGIADNMGTPSDSTNSASFVGSFTVSDPDTTNVSVVLSGSNGLASGGEPVTWSWNANTQTLTASTASIASVATVVLTEPNAAGQGTWGYTITLLEPLDHPVNDVEDLIDFDLQISVSDGQTTSSQSMNVVVEDDCPTVPTSSQAVDVSLADIPEILTGNISFVGNESDALSRTFGDVEVTALGFLSNESTDLGAAEINQTSSGIGVKSVGNNGYPLANEVDYRFAGDTGVSEQLIIDLGDKIAFGAEIEFEKMFGGELEEGLASFYRDGVLIAQQAFNSDAASGDYAANFSVQQGGFDKVILEATGNGNGPNNADNSDFTVKSITFTGADSAIPVATAEGNLGALYGADGPGSIVLNGAESGLETLDGKVINVAIDPQNPNRLVGEANGELAFEVQLTPSTGKWEFFQYVPLTSPSGDGDIDFSYTIIDNDGDSKTGNFAVNPYAPPIVEGATLNVSEEGLGNAIADDFALNGFMDTTDSTLDMDQLTLGQTVDSVALNVPTANLTSNGEAITWTLSNNDQLLVGSADGEEVIKISVNDTGAISTELLGPIDHPDTSGEDSLNIEVPVVVSNALGLTNSAVANVVIEDDSPDSTSIVHDVVAETKESANVQLIMDVSGSMRTGNRLQIMKDSATQLLNQYESIGQTRVQIIKYSGSATTYAIAGATWLTVDEAKAYIDTLTAGGATNYNRAINEAKDSWDDAGKLPSASNVSYFLSDGQPNPASSFINDAREGSWIDHLTDSENQITALAYGMGVNLMPDQLDRVAYDGFLNQDLDGVVVPDVTQLPPVMLQSVIQPVGGNLMYTTSPDTGIGADGGYISEIEHDGVTYSFDGTDLTVVDNNNDISHAFDDITMLLTIYIDSKHTLEVDLNDGAYAFYGAVGDTVETLDFDYVLTDNDGDQSENTLQFVIDENGGVNAASGGAANIIEAEVDVSHDILIGNDNEADIFRWVNDSLDSGTDLVRGFERDLDILDLNQVVEDAGHNTIEELLNSIDLNVDGEDLSLEITHNEGNSIQTIVIEKGASEFSDLIIGNMDFERDVLSALTKINLDS
- a CDS encoding class I SAM-dependent methyltransferase, translated to MTAAIYLVKGREKSVKRKHPWIFSRGISKVEGEPALGETVDVFTHDGKWLAKAAYSPESQIRARIWSFEKEEINKAFFVKRFNNAQLLREDIIERDGLTGYRLIAAESDGMPGVTIDRYQNFFVCQLLSAGAEYNKQAIVDALVECFPDYNVYERSDVAVRKKEGLKETTGVLHGEEPPKSVVIEENGVKISVDIVGGHKTGFYLDQRDSRQQAMKYVKDKEVLNCFSYTGGFGLYALKGGAKRVINADVSQPALDTAKFNAELNEFDISKKRAVFLNADVFKLLREYRDQGTKFDVVIMDPPKFAESKAQLNGACRGYKDINMLAMQILNPGGTLLTYSCSGLMDQVLFQKIIADAAVDANRQVKFVERFEQAADHPTDTAYPEGFYLKGFACKVL
- a CDS encoding methyl-accepting chemotaxis protein, with the translated sequence MKEIPFRWIDKYLIHLKIQEKFYLLFFLPLLALVILTLVLNSAADSMISGLYQEELMLMKGLIEAGNLSQSQVANLIAGSDTITFGTGPDSVSVLNGAFSLVANHEQSLWTALSTTQVSIILVTLFIIAIGVYYIMTFIGGAMFTMNKALNTLADGDLTARMNFFRVRDEFSEIAITIDKVADREQKMVQSIQESVALMQQISSDLNLSIHNSSEISNTQQEHLNSLASATEQMASTIREVATLAHDSSTQTDDARSVAQSGQVKVENTLHSISNLSTEIQSASQAVEELDANAAQIDEVVTTINGISEQTNLLALNAAIEAARAGEQGRGFAVVADEVRALAGRTQQATVEIQAMIEALQRNSQSLTKLMEVTVHNANEGQTLMAEVNHEIGSLADKNQTISDSSIQIATAAEEQGVVADNIASSVEEIRIQANNVCTMISTTSQNVEQLRAQSDTMESLLTGLKA